A stretch of the Thunnus thynnus chromosome 7, fThuThy2.1, whole genome shotgun sequence genome encodes the following:
- the sb:cb81 gene encoding mRNA decay activator protein ZFP36L1-like — MPSDFLTPFLELDEEFCKNFHGLEVTDGLSTSSQQQQQRQQHSQRVLGFQRRHSLCPVTLPNSKFNNSSSSSSSSSSSSEVSESACWGINMASNQQWKRESQLPRSSLSHIPFRVDRSVSMIEGNVSSLGGREDKMANVCPPLPLPPPGFCISNTSLSSTASPTASRPLAPSPHISTRYKTELCRTFEESGACKYGAKCQFAHGLDELRGLSRHPKYKTEPCRTFHTIGFCPYGARCHFIHNADELQTGNAGAPQQKQKLRPPLLRHSLSFAGFSSSPQTFQPVEESQPNPLIFTRASSVSPPPSSTGSPELLSPLFPEPGALKHCPYSFSGISELANDSGDSALHFYAVADSVGARCPTSTFTSKNPNLPYHLPQQLPVSLNGLPGLQRCSSADSLSEEGYTSSCSLSSSSSGTESPSFEGRRLPIFSRLSVE, encoded by the exons ATGCCCTCCGACTTTCTAACACCTTTCCTGGAACTGGATGAGGAGTTCTGCAAG AATTTCCACGGCCTGGAGGTGACAGATGGTTTGTCCACCAGctcgcagcagcagcagcagcggcagcagcacaGTCAAAGAGTCCTGGGCTTCCAGCGTCGCCATTCTCTCTGCCCCGTGACCCTCCCCAACTCCAAgttcaacaacagcagcagcagcagcagcagcagcagcagcagctctgaggTGAGCGAGTCGGCCTGCTGGGGGATCAACATGGCCTCCAACCAGCAGTGGAAGAGGGAAAGTCAGcttcctcgctcctcgctcaGTCATATCCCCTTCAGAGTCGACCGCTCGGTCAGCATGATCGAGGGCAACGTCAGCAGCTTGGGAGGCAGAGAGGACAAAATGGCGAACGTTTGTCCGCCACTGCCGCTCCCTCCACCGGGCTTCTGCATCAGCAacacctccctctcctccaccgCCTCCCCCACTGCCTCAAGACCCCTGGCCCCTTCGCCTCACATCTCCACCCGCTACAAGACTGAACTCTGCCGCACCTTTGAAGAAAGTGGGGCCTGCAAGTACGGCGCCAAGTGCCAGTTTGCCCACGGCTTAGACGAGCTGAGAGGCCTCAGCAGGCACCCAAAGTACAAGACGGAGCCTTGCCGCACTTTCCACACAATAGGCTTCTGCCCATACGGCGCCCGCTGCCACTTCATCCACAACGCTGACGAGCTCCAAACCGGCAACGCCGGCGCTCCACAGCAGAAGCAGAAGCTGAGGCCTCCTCTGCTTCGTCACAGCCTCAGCTTCGCaggcttctcctcctccccgcAGACTTTCCAACCGGTCGAGGAGTCGCAGCCTAACCCTCTCATCTTCACTCGGGcctcctctgtgtctcctcctccatcctccacaGGGAGCCcagagctcctctctcctctcttccctgaGCCGGGGGCACTGAAGCACTGCCCTTACTCCTTCTCTGGCATCTCAGAACTGGCCAATGACAGCGGAGATTCAGCTCTGCACTTCTACGCTGTCGCAGATTCCGTCGGCGCCAGGTGTCCCACATCTACTTTCACCTCCAAAAACCCAAACCTCCCCTACCACCTCCCTCAGCAGCTGCCAGTCTCCCTGAACGGCCTGCCGGGCCTTCAGCGCTGCTCCTCGGCGGACTCCCTCTCCGAGGAAGGCTACACCTCCTCTTGCTCCCTCAGCTCTTCCTCCAGCGGCACAGAGTCACCGAGCTTCGAGGGCCGACGCCTGCCCATCTTCAGCCGCCTGTCTGTCGAGTAG